In Ramlibacter sp., the sequence GGTGCTGACCGTCTTGACGCTCAACGAAAGCGATTTGGCAATGTCGCCAGCCGTTTCTCCCTTGGCCAGCTTCAGGAAGACCTGGAACTCGCGCTCCGACAGATGCTCGTGAGGCGCCCCCCCCTCCTTGCGGTTCAGCTGCTGGGCCAGCAGCTCGGCCACCGATGGGGAGATGTAGCGGCGACCCAGCGAGATCGTGCGGATCGCGTTGACGATTTCCATGGGATCGCATTCCTTGTTGAGGTAGCCGCTCGCGCCCTGACGGATCAGGTTCATTGCATAGTGCTCCTCGGGATAACCGCTGAGGATCAGGATGCCGACGTCCGGCGCCTTGGCCCGGATCATGCCCAGTGCGTCGATGCCGCTTTGCCCTGGCATGGACAGGTCCATGACCAGCACGTCGAGCTCCGTAGTGCGGACGAGGTCGATCGCTTCACGGCCGCTCGCGGCTTCGCCCACGACACGCAGATCCACCTGCTCGGAGAAAAACTGCTTGAGTCCGGTCCGCACAATGGCGTGGTCATCCACAATTCCGACTTTGATCATGTCTTTTCGTTTCCGTGGTTTGCTTCGCGGCGGGATGCCGGCATGTCGGCGGCCCTGAGACCGGCCAACCCGAGTTGTCCATGATTCTATTCACAGTACCGTTCCTGCGGAGGGCCTCATGTCCTGGTTTTCCTTGAAGAGGCCCCTGACGCTGCCCAAGATGGCCATCAGCCTGCCCCTGGCGCTGCTGGCCACCTGCATCCTGCTCGTCATCAACGAGACCGGCTATGACCAGTCAACCCAGGCCCTGAACGCGATCTCCAGGGCCTCGGACGCGCGCAGCTCGCTCAACAAGCTGCTGCAGCACATGCTGGACGCCGAGACCGGGCAGCGCGGCTATCTGCTCACCGGTGATCCGCGGTACCTCGAGCCCTACAACGTCGCGCTGGGCGACATCGGCCAGACCATGGACGAATTGCGCGAGTTCTACACACCGGTTCCCGAGGAACTTGCCCGGATGGCCCAGTTGGGTCGCAATGTGCAGCGCAAGCTCGCCGAGATGGACCTGAGCGTTCGCATGCGCAAGCAGGGCAATGAGGACGCGTGGAAGTTCGTGCTCATGACCGACGTCGGCAAGGAGCACATGGACGCGATCCGCGGCGAAGCCACCCACCTGATCGACTCGACGGCGCAACGCATGGAGGTGGGCCAGGCGCAGGTGATCCGGTCGTTGAAGCTGTCACGCATCGGCATCGCGGCGGTGGCGGCGGCCGGCCTGCTCGCGTTCTACCTGTACCTGCGCCAGACCAATGCGCTCAAACTTGCGGACGAGCACAGCAAGGAAGCCCTGCAAAAGGAGCGCGACCTGCTGGAGTTGCAGGTCCGCGAACGCACCGCGAGTCTGGCGGAGCTCGCCACCCACCTGCAGCAGGTGCGCGAACAGGAACGCGGCCACCTGGCCCGTGAATTGCACGATGAACTGGGTGCGCTGCTCACGGCCGCCAAGCTGGATGTGGCGCGCATCAAGTCCAAGCTGACGAGCAGCACCGGCTCGGCCGACCTGCTGGAGCGCCTGCAGCATCTGACTGAAACGCTGAACCGGGGGATCGCCCTGAAGCGCCGCATCATCGAGGACCTGCGACCATCGTCGCTCACCAATCTGGGCCTGCACGCCTCGCTCGAAATCCTCTCACGCGAATTTGCCGAGCGCTCGGGCATGGAAGTGGCCACCGCGCTCGAGGAGGTGACGCTGGACGAATCGGCGCAGCTGACTGTCTACCGTCTGGTGCAGGAATCGCTCACCAACATCGGCAAATACGCGCAGGCGAACCAGGTCGAGATCAGCCTGCGTCGCTACGAAAGCCACATCGAGATCAGCATCAGCGACAACGGCCAGGGTTTCGACCCCAAGCTGGTCAAGGCCTCCACCCACGGGCTGGCCGGCATGCGCCATCGCGTGGAGGCTGCGGGCGGCCGGCTGTCCGTCCAGTCAGCTCCGGGCGGAGGCACGCGCATCACGGGCGTGCTGCCCATCACCAGCTTCGCCAGGAGCGGCGGCGCCTGAGCGTTCCGGCATGCGGCCCTGCCCGGCGCGGGTGGGCCTCTTCCTACAGGGCGGCCTCGTGCATGCCGACAAGGGCACAGGCCCCCTGCTGATCAACAACGCCGCCCCGACTCCTTAACCTAGCAGCAGGCGAATCGGCAGACGTTTCGCCAGACAACCCCGGGAGTTCCGCCCCGCAAGGAGATTCACATGCTGCACTATTCCGTTGTGTTCCTGGTGATTGCCCTCATCGCCGCCGTGTTTGGCTTTGGCGGCATCGCCGCCGGCGCGGTGGAGATCGCCAAGATCCTGTTCTTCATCTTCGCCATCATGGCCGTGGTCAGTTTCGTCATCAGTCTCGTGCGACGGGGATAGCCCGGCATCGACACGGCCAGAAGGCTCCCCGCCCATGGCTTTCCCCCAACCCAGCAAGGAACCGACATGCCCTCCACCAACACCACCGCCAGCAAGACAAACCACGACACGGCCGCCGATGCACGCCGGCTGTCAGGCGAGGTAATGCAGACCGCTGAAGAAGCCGTCGGCAACACACGCGCCTTCGCCAATCACCAGATGGACAAGGCCGCCGAAGGCGTGCGCGACCTGCGCAGTCACATCGAACCGGCCATCGAGCACATCGCTTCGCGTGCCCAGCAATTGGCCAGCCGCGGCGCCAACGCCGCGTCCGATGCCTCCGCCAAGGTCCAGAAGCAGCTCAACCACTACGCAGAGGCCACGGGCCGCTATGTGGCGGATCAGCCCGTCAAGTCGGTGCTGATCGCCGCTGCGGCCGGCGCCGCGCTGGCAGCGCTGCTCATGGCCGCGCGCAACAACCGCCACAACCGCTGCTGATTCCCTGGCCGCACGTCCGCTCAACGTCCTCATGATCCACCCGTTGTTCTCCCTGTTCATCAACCGTCCTGACCTGGTGGTTGAGCATGCCGCGGCCTATGCCGCGCTGGTCCGGCAGGAGGCTTCCACGGCCGGCGCCGAGGTTGCGCGCCGGGCCATCGCCTGGGGGATCACGGCTCTGTGCTTCTCGGTCTTCGGCGTACTGGCTGGCACGGCGCTCATGCTCGGCACCCTGATGTCCCAGTTTCACTGGGTGCTGCTGGCCGTGCCCGTGGTCAGTCTCGCGCTGGCCCTGGTGGCCCTGCGCCAGGCGCGGCGGCCGCTTTCGGCGGACCACTTCAATGAACTCAAATCACAGCTGGACGCCGACGCAGCGACCCTGCGCCAGGCTGGAGGACAGGCATGACGCCCGCCCAGAGCCTGGCAGCCAGCCGCGAAGCCATCGCGCGCCAGTTGCGCGGCGAGCGTCCAGGTCCACCACATCGGCCTTCGCAGGCCGGTCAGGTGCCCGACGAGGAGGCGTCCACCCATGGCGCTCCGTCACGTGGCGGCTGGTGGCGACTGGCCCGACGCACACTCTCCATCTGGTGGCGCCATCATCCGGCCCATGCCGCAGCACAGGTCGCACGCCCTGCACTGCAAGCCTATGCGCAGGACAAGCCCCTGCAGTTGATCGGCGTCGCCGCCAGTGTCGGGGCAGCCGCCGTGGTCCTTCGGCCCTGGCGCCTGATCTCGCTGGGTGCCCTGGTGGCCGCCACACTCAAGACATCCGACCTCAGCACCCTGCTGATCTCGCTGTTTTCCCAGGACGCCCCCCCTTCCGCGGTTGACCGCACACCATGAGCAACGCGCCCCGATTCAGCGGCCCCCTCATGCCCGACCACTCACCCATCCCCGGGCCAGGACGCGCGGTGCCGCGCCCTGGCCTTGATTGAAGCAGCACCATCCATCAACCCGAAGGAGAAGAACATGAAATCCAGCCAATACATTCGCGCCATGGCATTTGCAGCCCTTGCCGGCATCACCATCGTCGGAACCGGCTGCGCCGTGGTCCGTGGCCAGGAAACCACCGGCGCCTACGTCGATGACGCGGCCATCACCACGGCGGTGAAGGCCAAGTTCGCCAAGGACAAGACGGTCGCAGCCACCTCCATCAGCGTGGAAACACTCAACGGCACGGTGGCTCTTTCGGGCTTCGCCAAGTCCGCCGCCGAGAAGTCGCAGGCCGAGTACATCGCGCGCAACACCAAGGGCGTGCGTGAAGTGCGCAACAACATCGAAGTGCGCCCCTGATCCTGCAGGGTGAGGATCTTTCTTTGTGACCATTGCGGGCAGCCCGTTTTCTTTGAAAACGTGGCCTGCCTGCATTGCGGCTGCGCGCTTGCCTTTCTGCCGGACCGGCTGGCGCTCGCGGCCATTGAACCGGCTGCCGGCGAGGAGCCAGGTCTGTGGCGGGTACCTGGCGAGGACGCAGCTCCTGGCGCGACCGGGAGCCGCTACCGCCTGTGCCACAACCACGCCGCGCTGCAGGCCTGCAACTTTGCCGTCAACGCCACGGACACGAACAGCCTGTGCGTGTCCTGTCGGCTCACACGCGTGTTGCCGGACCTGTCCGTGCCGGCGAACCATGAGCGCTGGTACCGCATCGAAGTCGCCAAGCGACGCCTCTACTACACGCTGGCGCGGCTCGGGCTGGTGTCCCCCTCTGCCGACTCACCTGGCATGGAGGGCCCGGTCTTCGAATTTCTAGCGGACCAGCCCGGCGCCGCACCGGTGCTCACCGGCCACTACCATGGCGTGATCACCCTCAATGTGGCAGAGGCCGACGATGACGAGCGCGCGCGCCGACGGGTGGCGCTGCACGAGCCCTACCGCACCCTGCTGGGTCACCTGCGCCACGAGTCCGGTCACTACTACTGGGACCGGCTGGTGCTGGCCGGTGGCCAGGTGCCCGCATTCCGGGATATCTTCGGCGACGAGTCGCTTGATTACGCGCAGGCCCTGCGTGACCACTATGCGGGCGGCCAGACGCTGCAGTGGCAGCATCACCATGTGAGTGCCTATGCCACCTCTCACCCCTGGGAGGACTGGGCCGAAACCTGGGCCCACTACCTGCACATGGTGGACCTGCTGGAAACAGCGGCGTCCTACGGCGTGCAGGTCGCTGTTCCCGGTTCCGGCAATGATGCACCTGCCTGCGTGAGCAACCCCTTCGGCGCGGGGCTGCCGGACTTCGACCAACTGGTGTCGCAGTGGATTCCGGTGACCTTGCTGCTCAACAGCCTGAACCGCAGCCTGGGGCAGAACGACGCCTACCCCTTCGCGCTGAGCCCCGGCGCGCTGGACAAGCTGCGATTTGTCCATGACCTGATCGGGACGGTGCGCAGCAGCCCTGCGCAGGCATGAAAAAAGGCAGGCCCCAAGGCCTGCCTGATCTTCGGCTGCGCGCCCGACTCAGCTTGACTGGACCGTGAGCTGGTTGTCCACCGACTGCACGCCCTTGACGGCCTTGGCAATCTCGGTCGCGCGGTCCCGCGCATTGGCGGTGGGCGCAGGGCCCTTGAGCGTCACCTTGCCATCGCGGGTGTCCACGTTGATCTTGATGGCGCTGAGCGTCGCGTCCTTGGCCAGACCGGCATTGACTTCGGCCGTGATGGTCGCGTCATCCAGCTTCTCGGCAATTTTGTCGCCGGTGTCCTTCACGGCGGCCTGGGCATCCTGGGCGGCATCCTTGATCGCCGTGCCCGCGGAGGACATGCCCTGCTTGACATCCGTCGTGGTGTCCCGGGCCATCTGTTCGGTCTTGTTCACCGATGAGTCGAGCTTCTGGCCCACGGTCTCATCGTCCACCTTCTTGCCGCAGGCGCCGAGCGCGAGGGCAACGGCCACGGCAGAGGCGGCCAGCAAGGGTTTGCTCAATTGGGGTTTCATGGTGTTTCCTTTCTTCAGTCAAATCCGGTCAACGGTGCGCTGAGCGGTGTCCTTGACGGACTGCTTGGCGTCGCCATAGGTCGCCTGCACCTTGCCCGCGGCCTGATCGACCTGGCCTTCGGCCTTCAGCCTGTCACTTTTCACGACCTTGCCGGCCACTTCCTTGACCTTACCCTTGGCCTGGTCGATGCGGCCTTCAATCTGATCCTTGTTCATTCAGTTCCCTTTCCGGTTGGTTGATGGAGGGACCGCTCGGCAGCGGCCTGTCACGGTTCCACTCTAGGCTGCCTGGACAGGCCAGGGCGTCAGCCGGCGCCGATGCTGCTGTAGGACAGCGCGGAGTTACCTGTGGTCACGCGCCGCATCCCGCAGGATGCGGTCCAGCCGGTCGGCCAGCTGTTCGGTGCTGAGCTTCTCGCGAAAGCGCTCCACCATCAGCGGCAGGCTCATGGGGCTGGGGTGCCTGATCCCGACAAAATCAAGACGCCGCGCCGCCATCCGCTGCAGCGTTGCCGTGAGCCTTGTGATGTCCAGCTCCTGGCTCAACACCTCCCGCTGCGCCTGCGTGAGCAACAGGTTGTCTGGATCGTGCTTGCGGAACACTTCGAAGAACAGGCTGCTGGACGCCTGCACCTGCCTCAGGCTTTTGGGCGCGCCCGGAAAGCCGCCAAACACCAGCCCGGCGATCCGTGCGATCTCGCGGAAACGGCGCTGCGCGAGTTCCGAGGAGTTGAGCGACGCGAGCACGTCGGCCAGCAGGTCAGTGGTGTCCAGCAAGCGGGCGTCGAGCACGTCCGCCGGATCCAGCGGCGCCGCGGCCAGCAGTTCGAAGCCGTAGTCGTTGACCGACAGGCTGAAGGTGTTGGGCTGCTCCCGCGACAGGCGCCAGGCCAGCAGGCTGGCCAGGCCCATATGCACCAGCCGCCCCGCAAAAGGGTAGAAAAAGAGGTGCCAGCCCTCGCGTGATTCGAAATGCTCCACGAGCAGGGTGGTGGGCGTGGGCAGGCGCGACATCGCCATCTGGGTCTGCAGCAGGGGGCGCGCGGCCTCCAGCTCGGGTTCGCTGAAGTCGCCCTGCGCCACCTGCTGCATCAGCGCCAGAACCGCCTCGCCCATCTCGGTGGACAGGGGCATCCTGCTGCCGCTCCAGACCGGGACAATGCCCCGGGCCCGGGTGGCGCGCCTGACATAGGCCGCCATGTCCTGGACCCGGATGAACTCCAGCAGCCGTCCGGCGAAGAAAAAGCAGTCGCCCTTGCGCAGGCGGGCGATAAAGCCCTCCTCCATGGTCCCGATCCTGCCGCCGTTGAGGTATTTCACCTGGACCGAGGCATCGCTCACGATGGTGCCAATCGACAGCCGGTGGCGCCGCGCAAGGGCCCGGTCAGGCACCCGGTACACCCCGTCGCCGTCGGGCTGGATGCGGTGGTAGTCCGGGTAGGCGGTGAGGCTGCTGCCCCCGCGCTCACAGAACGCCAGCGCCCAGTCGAACTCCTCGCGCGTGAGCGCCCGGTAGGCCCAGGCCTCCCGCACCTCGGCATACAGCGCGTCGGGCTCAAAGCCGCCGCCCAGCGCCACCGTGACAAGGTGCTGCACCAGCACGTCCAGCGGCTTGTCGGGCGACTCGCGCTTTTCAATCTGCCCGGCCTGCGCCGCGCGGCGCGCCGCCGCGGCCTCGACCAGCTCCATGGTGTGGGTCGGCACCAGTGTGACGCGGCTGGCGCGGCCCGGCGCGTGGCCACTGCGCCCCGCGCGCTGCAACAGGCGCGCCACGCCCTTGGCCGAACCGATCTGCAGCACCCGCTCCACCGGCAGGAAATCCACGCCCAGGTCCAGCGACGACGTCGCCACCACCGCGCGCAGGGTCCCGGCCTTCAGGCCCTGCTCCACCCATTCGCGCACCGACCTGTCCAGGCTGCCATGGTGCAAGGCAATCTGGCCCGCCCATTCGGGCCGGCGCTCCAGCAGCAGCTGGTACCAGATCTCGGCCTGCGAGCGCACGTTGGTGAAGACCAGCGTGGTGCCGGACTTCTCGATCTCGGCCACTACCGCATCCTGCATGCGCGAACCCAGATGGCCGGCCCAGGAGTAACTGCCGGGGTCCGCCGGGATCAGGGTGTCGATGACCAGAGCCTTGTCGATCTTCCCGCGCACCAGTTTTGGTGGCGAATCGGGCTGGAGTCCGCACAGGGCGTGCATGGCCTGCTCTGAATTTCCTAGCGTGGCGCTCAGGCCCCAGGTCACCAGCGCGGGGTTGAAACGGCGCAGGCGGGCCAGCGCAAGCTGCACCTGCACCCCGCGCTTGCTGCCCAGCAACTCATGCCATTCATCGCAGACCACATAGGCCACGCCGCTCAGGTCCTGGGGCGCCGATTCGCGGCTGAGCAGCAGGCTCAGCGACTCGGGCGTGGTCACCAGCACGGTGGGCAGGCGCCGGTCCTGCCGAGCACGTTCAGCCGTGGGGGTGTCGCCGGTGCGCGCGCCCACGGTCCAGCCCGGTGCCAGGTCCCGCAGCGGCGCAGCCAACGCCTGCGTGGTGTCGGCCGCCAGCGCACGCATGGGCGTGAGCCAGAGCAGGCGTAGCGGCTCGGCCCGGGCCCGCAGCGGGTGGCGCTGCAACAGTGGGTCCAGCATGCCC encodes:
- a CDS encoding response regulator transcription factor, which produces MIKVGIVDDHAIVRTGLKQFFSEQVDLRVVGEAASGREAIDLVRTTELDVLVMDLSMPGQSGIDALGMIRAKAPDVGILILSGYPEEHYAMNLIRQGASGYLNKECDPMEIVNAIRTISLGRRYISPSVAELLAQQLNRKEGGAPHEHLSEREFQVFLKLAKGETAGDIAKSLSLSVKTVSTYRTRLMEKMSLASNSDLTYYALKNKLID
- a CDS encoding CHASE3 domain-containing protein, whose protein sequence is MAISLPLALLATCILLVINETGYDQSTQALNAISRASDARSSLNKLLQHMLDAETGQRGYLLTGDPRYLEPYNVALGDIGQTMDELREFYTPVPEELARMAQLGRNVQRKLAEMDLSVRMRKQGNEDAWKFVLMTDVGKEHMDAIRGEATHLIDSTAQRMEVGQAQVIRSLKLSRIGIAAVAAAGLLAFYLYLRQTNALKLADEHSKEALQKERDLLELQVRERTASLAELATHLQQVREQERGHLARELHDELGALLTAAKLDVARIKSKLTSSTGSADLLERLQHLTETLNRGIALKRRIIEDLRPSSLTNLGLHASLEILSREFAERSGMEVATALEEVTLDESAQLTVYRLVQESLTNIGKYAQANQVEISLRRYESHIEISISDNGQGFDPKLVKASTHGLAGMRHRVEAAGGRLSVQSAPGGGTRITGVLPITSFARSGGA
- a CDS encoding DUF1328 domain-containing protein; translated protein: MLHYSVVFLVIALIAAVFGFGGIAAGAVEIAKILFFIFAIMAVVSFVISLVRRG
- a CDS encoding phage holin family protein, translated to MIHPLFSLFINRPDLVVEHAAAYAALVRQEASTAGAEVARRAIAWGITALCFSVFGVLAGTALMLGTLMSQFHWVLLAVPVVSLALALVALRQARRPLSADHFNELKSQLDADAATLRQAGGQA
- a CDS encoding BON domain-containing protein, whose product is MKSSQYIRAMAFAALAGITIVGTGCAVVRGQETTGAYVDDAAITTAVKAKFAKDKTVAATSISVETLNGTVALSGFAKSAAEKSQAEYIARNTKGVREVRNNIEVRP
- a CDS encoding putative zinc-binding peptidase; translated protein: MRIFLCDHCGQPVFFENVACLHCGCALAFLPDRLALAAIEPAAGEEPGLWRVPGEDAAPGATGSRYRLCHNHAALQACNFAVNATDTNSLCVSCRLTRVLPDLSVPANHERWYRIEVAKRRLYYTLARLGLVSPSADSPGMEGPVFEFLADQPGAAPVLTGHYHGVITLNVAEADDDERARRRVALHEPYRTLLGHLRHESGHYYWDRLVLAGGQVPAFRDIFGDESLDYAQALRDHYAGGQTLQWQHHHVSAYATSHPWEDWAETWAHYLHMVDLLETAASYGVQVAVPGSGNDAPACVSNPFGAGLPDFDQLVSQWIPVTLLLNSLNRSLGQNDAYPFALSPGALDKLRFVHDLIGTVRSSPAQA
- a CDS encoding BON domain-containing protein, producing MKPQLSKPLLAASAVAVALALGACGKKVDDETVGQKLDSSVNKTEQMARDTTTDVKQGMSSAGTAIKDAAQDAQAAVKDTGDKIAEKLDDATITAEVNAGLAKDATLSAIKINVDTRDGKVTLKGPAPTANARDRATEIAKAVKGVQSVDNQLTVQSS
- a CDS encoding CsbD family protein, giving the protein MNKDQIEGRIDQAKGKVKEVAGKVVKSDRLKAEGQVDQAAGKVQATYGDAKQSVKDTAQRTVDRI
- a CDS encoding ligase-associated DNA damage response DEXH box helicase; translated protein: MSAAAAWLAGRGWRAFPFQREVWRAIAQGRSGLLHATTGAGKTYAVWLGMLDPLLQRHPLRARAEPLRLLWLTPMRALAADTTQALAAPLRDLAPGWTVGARTGDTPTAERARQDRRLPTVLVTTPESLSLLLSRESAPQDLSGVAYVVCDEWHELLGSKRGVQVQLALARLRRFNPALVTWGLSATLGNSEQAMHALCGLQPDSPPKLVRGKIDKALVIDTLIPADPGSYSWAGHLGSRMQDAVVAEIEKSGTTLVFTNVRSQAEIWYQLLLERRPEWAGQIALHHGSLDRSVREWVEQGLKAGTLRAVVATSSLDLGVDFLPVERVLQIGSAKGVARLLQRAGRSGHAPGRASRVTLVPTHTMELVEAAAARRAAQAGQIEKRESPDKPLDVLVQHLVTVALGGGFEPDALYAEVREAWAYRALTREEFDWALAFCERGGSSLTAYPDYHRIQPDGDGVYRVPDRALARRHRLSIGTIVSDASVQVKYLNGGRIGTMEEGFIARLRKGDCFFFAGRLLEFIRVQDMAAYVRRATRARGIVPVWSGSRMPLSTEMGEAVLALMQQVAQGDFSEPELEAARPLLQTQMAMSRLPTPTTLLVEHFESREGWHLFFYPFAGRLVHMGLASLLAWRLSREQPNTFSLSVNDYGFELLAAAPLDPADVLDARLLDTTDLLADVLASLNSSELAQRRFREIARIAGLVFGGFPGAPKSLRQVQASSSLFFEVFRKHDPDNLLLTQAQREVLSQELDITRLTATLQRMAARRLDFVGIRHPSPMSLPLMVERFREKLSTEQLADRLDRILRDAARDHR